The sequence below is a genomic window from Flavobacterium sediminilitoris.
TTTTATGACTTGATAAGTTGTTTTTCGAGCTAAAAAAGTAATATGAAAAAGTGAGTTGGTATTTGCTTCATTAATTTTAAAACCGAAATAGCCACCAACGCCTCCAGTACCAATAATAGTAATGTTTTTTATATTCATTAGAATTGTTTTAAAAATTAGTTACAGCAAATATCCAAACAAATATTTTGCAGTCACTTGTCAAATGAAAAGAAATTAAAGTGTAGTAATTTTTTTTCTAATTCTGCTCAATGAAGTATCGGTAATGCCTAAGAAAGAAGCAATTATTTTTAGGGGAACATTTTGAAAAATAGCAGGTTGTTTTTTTAATAAATTAAGATAACGTTCTTCAGCAGTATCTTTTGCCATTTCTAAAACTCTATCATGTAGTTTATAATAATTAACAACAAAAAGCATTCTGCTAAATTCTCTAAATTCAGGAATAGAGTGAAAGTTTTCTTGCACTGTTTCTAAATCGGTTAGCCAAAAAGTACAATCGGTTAAGGTTTCATAATTCTCTTTGGTAGGCTGTTCTTTAAAAAAGGAAAGAAAATCATTAACAAAGCAAGGAGCAGTAAAAAGATTCGTCGTTATTTCATTTCCGTTAGAGTCAAATGTGTAGGAACGAACATAACCTGTTTCTAAGAAATAGGTTTTATTGTTAATTCTATTTTCAGCTAATAAAAGTTCGTTTTTTTTCAGTGAAAACGATTTAAATTTTCTAGTAATTTGATGAACAATATCATCTTCAATTGGAAATAAGGAATGAAAGTATAAGTTTAAAGTTTCTTTGCTCATTATTTATTATCCTATAACATAAAAAAAGCCTTTAGTCCACTTAAAATACTTTGAACAGCATAAGAAGCTAAAATTAATCCCATTATTTTACTAATAACAGTTATTCCATATTCTCCTATTTTCTCCTGTACATAATTAGCCACTAAAAGTAATGACATAGTAATTCCTATGACAACTAAAACCAATAGAGATGTAATAGCTTGTTGTTGTATCGTATAAATATGATTATCAGTCATTAAAACAACAGCCATTATAGCACCAGGCGAAGCAATTGAAGGAATCGCTACAGGGAAAATGGTAACATGTTTATAATCTTTGATTAAATGTTTCTCCGTTTCTGGTTTTCCATCTCCAAAAATCATCGTTAAGGCAAATAAAAATAAGATAACACCACCTGATATTTGAAAAGCATCGAGAGATACTTCCATTCCTTCTAGTATTAATTGCCCAATTAGAATAAAAAAAAGTAAAACAGAAAATGCAATTAAAGAAGCTCTAATGGCTACTTTTTGTTTTTCTCTTTTATCGAAATTTTTTGTAGCTTCTAAATAAACAGGAATAGAACCTAGCGGATCAATTACAGCAATTAAAAAAAGTAGAGTAGTGATTATTTCTGCCATTTTGTGTTTTTAAATACTTGTTTTTTGGGCTGTCAAAAATAAAAATCATTATTCCAAATATAATTATTATTATGTTAAAAATAAGAGGAGCTATAAAGTAATGTAGTAATATGTTCTATTTACAAAGAATAATTTGTTGTAACTATTTATTTTTTACTTTATTTGTAAAAAAATAAACACAAAAATGAAAAAAATTTTAACACTAGTAAGCGCAATTGCGTTGGTTTTTACATCATGTTCAAAAGATGATGATTCTGTAGTAGATGAAGCTGAAAACATTCTTTTAAAAAAAACAATCCTTACTGAAGGAGGAAATACAGAGACTTATGATTGGACTTATGATGGTAATAAACTTGTGAGTAATATTTCTAATGACGGTTCAAAACTCTTATATACTTATACAGGAGATTTATTAACAAAAATAGAAGAGTTTGACGGTGCGTCTTTAGAATTTACTACGAATTATTTTTATAATAATGGGAAATTAGTTTCTATGGAAGAAATTTCAACAGGTAGTTCTCAAAAAGAAAGAACTGACTATACTTACAACTCTGATGGTACAGTTTCTTTTACTAAGTACGCTATAGTGATAGCAACGAATGCAACGAGCACAATTAATAATGGGAAATTATTTTTTGCCAATAATAATGTTATTAAGAGAGAGGAGATTAGTACCTATTCAACTATAACAACAACATATTTGTATGATGATAAGAAAAATCCATTTATGAATGTTGTTGGACTTGATAAGTTGTTTGATGAACCAAGGTCTTCAAAGAATAATGTAGTTAAAGAAACTGAAGTTGTTGAAAATACTTCTGGAGGAACTACCAATACTTATATTACTACAAATGTATATACTTATAATGCGAATGGTTACCCAATAACAGTTGTTGAAACTCAACAATCAGGAGATGTAGCTTCTTATCAATTGCTTTATTAATATTTTAAAGAAAACAAACAGTAAGAAACCCAAGACCAAGTGTTTTGGGTTTCTTTTTTATTGTTATTTTTGATGAAAATTACCTTGTATGCAATTTCGTACTCGAATTCCCATTTTACAAAATAAAACCCAAATCAATTATCAATCAAAGATTATTGCTTTAGGTTCTTGTTTTGTAGAAAACATAGGAAAAAAAATCGATTATTATAAATTTCAAAATACTGTAAATCCTTTTGGCATTATTTTTAATCCAATATCGTTAGAAAAGGTAATCGTAAGAAGTATTCAGAAAGATTATTTTAAAGAAAAAGATATTTTTTTTCATAATGATTTATGGCATTGCTATGAAGTGCATTCTGAACTGTCTAATCCCAATAAAGATTTTTTTTTAAAACAATTAAATGCATTAATTGATGATACTAATGTGCAGCTTAAGCAAGCGACACATTGTATTATTACTCTAGGAACTTCTTGGGTATATCAATATAATGAAACGAAAGAAATTGTTGCCAATTGCCATAAAGTTCCTCAAAAACAATTTTTAAAGCAATTGTTATCTATTGATGAAATAGAAAAAAGTTTGAAAAATATTGTGTTTTTAGTTGCTTCTGTGAATCCGAATTGTAGTTTCATTTTTACCGTTTCACCAGTGCGACATATTAAAGATGGTTTTGTTGAAAACAATGTTAGTAAAGCGCATTTAATTAGTGCAATACATAATTTGCTGAATACTGAACACTTAAAACGAAATACTAACTACTTTCCTTCCTACGAAATTGTGATGGATGAGTTACGTGATTATCGTTTTTATGCTGAAGATATGTTACATCCTAACCAAGTAGCTATCGATTATATTTGGCAACGATTCAAAGAAACAGTAGTTTCAGAAATAGCATTTCTAACTATGGATGAGGTTGAAACAATTCAAAAAGCATTATCACATAGACCTTTCAATCCTAATTCTTCAAGTCATTTGAAGTTTATAGAAAATACACAAAGGAAAATTAGTAATTTGCAAGCGAAATTTTCGTTTATTCAATTTTAAAAAATATCTGTTTATGAGCTTATTTAATCGTTTGTCTGAAATAAGAAAATGGGTTGTACTCATTTTAATAGGGTTAGTATTATTTTTTGGATACAAATATTTTACGAGTACAACAGAGACTTCTTCAATAGAATATGATACAAATCTTATTCAAACACAAATTAAAAACGTAGGTAAACTTGTGGTAACAGAAGGTCATTTTGCTGAGGTATTAACTTATAAAGACCGAAAAGAAACGTATATTCCTGGTTTAACTTTTGATAAAAAGGCTTTAGTAGTAATCAATGCAGATGTAACGGTAGGTTTTGATTTAAGCAAAGTAACATATGATATTGATGCCAAAAATAAAATTTTAACGATTACCAATGTCCCAAAAGAAGAAATAAAAATTAGTCCGGATATAAAATATTACAATACTGAATCAAGTACTTTTAATGAATTTACAGGAGAAGATTATAATAAAATTAATAAAATAGCAAGAGAAAATCTAGCTAAAAAAATTGACAAATCGACTTTGAAAACGAATGCTAAAAATCGTTTGTTGTCTGAATTGGCAAAAATGCTAGTATTAACAAATTCTATGGGTTGGACATTACAATATAAAGGAGATGTTATTGAATCAGAGAGTGATTTAAAATTATAGTTGAAATATTTTCTTGTTTTTATTTCATAAAAAAACCACATACTAGATC
It includes:
- a CDS encoding Crp/Fnr family transcriptional regulator, with product MSKETLNLYFHSLFPIEDDIVHQITRKFKSFSLKKNELLLAENRINNKTYFLETGYVRSYTFDSNGNEITTNLFTAPCFVNDFLSFFKEQPTKENYETLTDCTFWLTDLETVQENFHSIPEFREFSRMLFVVNYYKLHDRVLEMAKDTAEERYLNLLKKQPAIFQNVPLKIIASFLGITDTSLSRIRKKITTL
- a CDS encoding MarC family protein: MAEIITTLLFLIAVIDPLGSIPVYLEATKNFDKREKQKVAIRASLIAFSVLLFFILIGQLILEGMEVSLDAFQISGGVILFLFALTMIFGDGKPETEKHLIKDYKHVTIFPVAIPSIASPGAIMAVVLMTDNHIYTIQQQAITSLLVLVVIGITMSLLLVANYVQEKIGEYGITVISKIMGLILASYAVQSILSGLKAFFML
- a CDS encoding GSCFA domain-containing protein is translated as MQFRTRIPILQNKTQINYQSKIIALGSCFVENIGKKIDYYKFQNTVNPFGIIFNPISLEKVIVRSIQKDYFKEKDIFFHNDLWHCYEVHSELSNPNKDFFLKQLNALIDDTNVQLKQATHCIITLGTSWVYQYNETKEIVANCHKVPQKQFLKQLLSIDEIEKSLKNIVFLVASVNPNCSFIFTVSPVRHIKDGFVENNVSKAHLISAIHNLLNTEHLKRNTNYFPSYEIVMDELRDYRFYAEDMLHPNQVAIDYIWQRFKETVVSEIAFLTMDEVETIQKALSHRPFNPNSSSHLKFIENTQRKISNLQAKFSFIQF
- a CDS encoding DUF4230 domain-containing protein — its product is MSLFNRLSEIRKWVVLILIGLVLFFGYKYFTSTTETSSIEYDTNLIQTQIKNVGKLVVTEGHFAEVLTYKDRKETYIPGLTFDKKALVVINADVTVGFDLSKVTYDIDAKNKILTITNVPKEEIKISPDIKYYNTESSTFNEFTGEDYNKINKIARENLAKKIDKSTLKTNAKNRLLSELAKMLVLTNSMGWTLQYKGDVIESESDLKL